Genomic window (Verrucomicrobiaceae bacterium):
GGCCTCTCAAGTTCAGAAATGAATGATGAATCCCCATCCTTGCAGTGCGAAGCATTGAGTATCCCGAAGGACGCTATGAGCAGGAGTCTGCGCATCATGAAAGCCCAGACCTGCTCTATGACCGCCAGTGGGCGCAAGAACTGATGCAGGTGGTGATGCAGCGTGTGCGCTCCCGCTACGAGTCCAAGGGGAAGGCGGCGTTATTTGAAGCCCTGTGCCACGTGCTGTTGAGCGGCGACATTAAACTGCCTCACCAAAACCAAAACTGCCGCGGCCTTCAAACGGGACAGCGGCAGTTGGGAATCACGAGATCAGAGCTTCACTCACTTCACCCATTCGCACGCAGGATCTGCGCGAGGACGTAGGGCAGGATGCCGCCGGCGCGGTAGTAGTCGATTTCGACGGGGGTGTCGATGCGGACGACCAACGGGATGTCGAAGGACGTGCCGTCGGACTTGTGGACGCGGAGGGTGGCTTCGCTCATGGGCTTGAAGTCGTTGGACAGGCCCAGGAGGTCGAAGGTGGCATCGGCGAGGTCTTTGACCTTGTCGTAGTCGGCCTTGTTCTTGAAGTTGCAGGGCAGGACGCCCATGCCGACGAGATTGCTGCGGTGGATGCGCTCGAAGCTCTTGGTGATGACGGCCTTCACGCCGAGAAGACGGGTGCCTTTGGCGGCCCAGTCGCGGCTGGAGCCCATGCCGTAGTCTTCACCGCCGAGGATGATGCTTGGCGTGCCAGCGGCTTTGTAGGCCTCAGCAGCGTCGTAGATGCTCATTTCAGTCCCTGCGGGCTGGAGCAGCGTGTCGCCGCCTTCTTTGCCGCCGAGCATGAGGTTCTTGATGCGGACATTAGCAAAAGTGCCGCGGGTCATGACGAGGTCATTGCCGCGACGGCTGCCGTAGCTGTTGAAATCGGCCTGCGTGACGCCGTTGTCCGTGAGGAATCGGCCGGCGGGGCTGGCTTTCTTGATGGCTCCGGCAGGGCTGATGTGGTCGGTGGTGACGCTGTCGCCGAAGATGCCGAGCGGGCGTGCGCCTTCAATATTCACGATGTCGCCGGGGGTCATGCTGAAGTCGGCGAAGAAGGGCGGATGCTGGATGTAGGTGGATTTGCCGTCCCACTCGAAGACCTCGCCGATGCTGCCCTGGATCTCGTTCCACTTCGGATTTTGCGAAGCGAAGTCGGTGTAGAGCTTGCGGAAGACATCGGGCGAAAGCGCGGACTCCATGGCATCGCGCACTTCTTTGAGCGTGGGCCAGATGTCCTTCAAATAGACGCCGCTGCCGGCGACGAGCTCGTCCTTGCTCAAGTCGATATCGACGGTGCCGGCGATGGCGTAGGCGACGACGAGCGGGGGCGACATGAGGAAGTTTGCCTTGATGCTCTGATGCACGCGGGCCTCAAAGTTGCGGTTCCCGGAGAGCACGGAGGCGGCGACGACGTCCTGGCCTTTGACGACATCTTCAATGCCGGCGTCGAGAGGGCCGGAGTTGCCGATGCAGGTGGTGCAGCCGTAGCCGACGGTCTGGAAGCCGAGCTTGTCGAGCTCGACCTGGAGGCCGGTCTTGGTGAGGTAATCGGTCACGACGCGGCTGCCTGGGCCGAGGCTGGTCTTCACCGAAGGCTTCACGGTGAGGCCCTTGGCGTTCGCTTTCTTCGCGAGCAGACCTGCGGCGAGCATGACGCTCGGGTTGGAGGTGTTTGTGCAGCTCGTGATGGCGGCGATGAGCACGGAGCCGTCGGTGATGGTGTCTTTCGTGTCGGCTTTGCTGTTCACGACGACTTCGGCGGGCTTGAAGGACTCCGCTTTGCCGAAACCACCGGCCTTCACATCCGCGCCGAGCAGGTCGCGGAACTTCGTCTTCAAAGCAGGCACCTCGATGCGGTCCTGCGGACGCTTCGGACCGGACACGCAGGGCACCACGCCGCTGAGGTCGATCTCCATCTCGGTGGTGAATTCGATGCTGCCCTTCTCGGTGGGGATGCCCCACATGCCCTGCGCTTTGTAGTAAGCCTCGACGGTCTTGCAAAGCTCTTCGCTGCGGCCGGTGCCGCGCAGGTAGGCGACGGTTTCTTCGTCCACGCCGAAGAAGCCCATCGTCGCGCCATACTCAGGTGCCATGTTCGCGATGGTCGCACGATCGGTGACCGGCAGGCTGACCGCGCCGGGGCCGTAGAATTCGACGAATTTTCCGACGACGCCGAGCTGGCGCAGCTTCTGAGTGACTTCGAGCACGAGGTCGGTGGCGGTGACGCCTTCTTTGAGCGCTCCGGTGAGGTAAACGCCCACGACTTCCGGCACCAGGAAGGTCACCGGCTGGCCGAGCATGCCTGCTTCGGCCTCAATGCCGCCCACGCCCCAACCCACGACGCCGAGGCCATTGATCATCGTCGTGTGCGAGTCCGTGCCGACGAGTGAATCCGGGTAATACACGCCGTCTTTCTCCAAAACACCCTTCGCGAGGTATTCGAGGTTCACCTGATGCACGATGCCGATGCCGGGGGGCACCACTTTGAAGGTGTCAAAGGCCTGCTCGCCCCATTTCAGGAACTGGTAGCGCTCCTTGTTGCGCTCAAACTCCAGCGCGAGGTTTTGATTCAGCGCCTGCTGCGTGCCGGCGAAATCGACCTGCACCGAGTGGTCCACCACGAGATCGACCGGCACCAGCGGCTCGACCATCTTCGGGTTCTTGCCGAGCTGCTTCACCTTCGAGCGCATCGCAGCCAGATCGACCAGAAGCGGCACGCCCGTGAAGTCTTGAAGCACGATGCGAGCGACGGTGAAGGGGATTTCATACTCGCCAGGGCTCTTCGCGTTCCAGTTCGCCAGATTCTTCACATCCGCCTCAGTGACCTTCTTGCCGTCAAAATTGCGCAGCAGCGACTCCAGCACGATACGGATGGAAACCGGCAGCTTCGAGACTTTGCCGATGCCTGCGGCCTCAAGAGCCGGGAGGGAGTAAAACTTGCCGGCGGAGCCGTTGCCAGTGGTGAAGGTTTGAGGGGTATTCAT
Coding sequences:
- the acnA gene encoding aconitate hydratase AcnA; protein product: MNTPQTFTTGNGSAGKFYSLPALEAAGIGKVSKLPVSIRIVLESLLRNFDGKKVTEADVKNLANWNAKSPGEYEIPFTVARIVLQDFTGVPLLVDLAAMRSKVKQLGKNPKMVEPLVPVDLVVDHSVQVDFAGTQQALNQNLALEFERNKERYQFLKWGEQAFDTFKVVPPGIGIVHQVNLEYLAKGVLEKDGVYYPDSLVGTDSHTTMINGLGVVGWGVGGIEAEAGMLGQPVTFLVPEVVGVYLTGALKEGVTATDLVLEVTQKLRQLGVVGKFVEFYGPGAVSLPVTDRATIANMAPEYGATMGFFGVDEETVAYLRGTGRSEELCKTVEAYYKAQGMWGIPTEKGSIEFTTEMEIDLSGVVPCVSGPKRPQDRIEVPALKTKFRDLLGADVKAGGFGKAESFKPAEVVVNSKADTKDTITDGSVLIAAITSCTNTSNPSVMLAAGLLAKKANAKGLTVKPSVKTSLGPGSRVVTDYLTKTGLQVELDKLGFQTVGYGCTTCIGNSGPLDAGIEDVVKGQDVVAASVLSGNRNFEARVHQSIKANFLMSPPLVVAYAIAGTVDIDLSKDELVAGSGVYLKDIWPTLKEVRDAMESALSPDVFRKLYTDFASQNPKWNEIQGSIGEVFEWDGKSTYIQHPPFFADFSMTPGDIVNIEGARPLGIFGDSVTTDHISPAGAIKKASPAGRFLTDNGVTQADFNSYGSRRGNDLVMTRGTFANVRIKNLMLGGKEGGDTLLQPAGTEMSIYDAAEAYKAAGTPSIILGGEDYGMGSSRDWAAKGTRLLGVKAVITKSFERIHRSNLVGMGVLPCNFKNKADYDKVKDLADATFDLLGLSNDFKPMSEATLRVHKSDGTSFDIPLVVRIDTPVEIDYYRAGGILPYVLAQILRANG